From Syntrophorhabdus sp.:
GAGAGCATGTCCCTGTTAGTGTAACGGCCCCACTTTCCCCTGTCAATGCTCCGGGGGGTAAGGGGATAGGACCTATAGGAGATATAGGACCTATGGGACATATAGGACGCTTGGGACGTATAGGACGTGACGGAGAGGCCCTGTTCTTTTGGTGGGTTTTTGTGGCGGGCGGGCCAACCGCTTCATCCACCCCCAGGCCTACCATACAACGCTGATCTCCGAAGGCGACAGGATCGAGTTCATAAACCCCGACTTCGGAGGGTAGTAAGACCGTTTCAGGTTCCAGATTTCAAGTTACAGGAAGAAAAAAGCCTTCCATGTTCCAGGTTTCAGGCAAGAGACTGCTGGAGCTTGCATTTCTTGTTTTTGACCTGAG
This genomic window contains:
- a CDS encoding sulfur carrier protein ThiS yields the protein MGFCGGRANRFIHPQAYHTTLISEGDRIEFINPDFGG